The Aestuariibaculum lutulentum genome segment CTTTTTGTATTAGACCATATAACCTCTTCATTAAAAGGTTCACAAAGGGCCTGTCTTATTTGAACTTTCGTTTTTGAAGTCTCAGAAATATCGAAAGTAAAATCGTTTTTATAATAAATTTTATGTCCGTTAGCTTCGGCTACATCAATAGCATTTTTAATTGCTGTTGCTGCTCTTTGCCATTTAGTTGGATCATAAGTAGTATTAAATAATGGCGTCCCATCGTTATTGGTATATCCTGTCATATCTGTATTGCCATTAAATAATGGACTAGCAGCCATTAACAAAAGTTCCCCTTTAATTCCTAAAGCTGCCTGTCTGGTTACTCGTCCTAATTCATTTTGAGTATCAACAATTTGTGGCGGTAAATGTACCGAAGCTTCATCTAATAAATTGGCTAAATAATCCACACTTTCATCAATAGGATCTCTCGATACCTGAATTTCATTCTCTGGTGCATCCACCGGAATCACATTACGGATGATTGGTATTGCACCATACATACGCATTAAGTAATAATGATAATATGCCTTTAAAAATTTCCCTTCTGCAATCCAACGTAAACGCTCGGCTTCACTAATATCTGGCACATTGCTTCTATCCTCCATATTTTCAATGAATACATTACAATGACGAATACCATCATATAACGGATATAAATCACCAGGTCCGGCTGCCTGAAAACGTCCTTCCCACGCATCCATATATGGATTTGATGTGCGTTGCAAACTTCTAGCAATATCGAATGCATAACTGTTTAAAGCTGCATCGTTAGGAGCTATCCAGGTTTCATTACCGGCTAAAAAACCAATATTATAGATAGCGTCCCCATTTTGAGGTAAATATGAATAGCAGGTAAATAAATATTTTTCCGCTTCGTTTCTTAATTTAAACGCTTGATCTATAGTCACTACGTTGTCTGGAACAACATCTAAAAATGTTTCTTCACATGATTCTAAACCAATAAGGCAAAAAACCATGATGGACATTCCTAAAGCTTTATAAAGCCTTTGAACTGCTTGTTTTAATATTTTTTTCTTTATAGTTCTCATACCTTTTTCTTTAAAAATCTAATTTTAAACCTAAGTTATATACCGACTGAATTGGGTAACCTAAGCCATTACCTCCCATCTCAGGATCCCATAATTTAAATGGACTCCACACTGCCAGGTTATTGCCACTAAAGTAAAGTCGTGCTGATTGCATGCCTAACTTAGTAACAAACTTTTCAGGAAAATTATAACCTGCCTCAATGGTTTTTAATCTTAAAAACGAACCATCACGCATCCACCAGGTTGAAGCATACGGCGCCTGGTTTGCTCCTGGGTTACTATTGAAAACGTTATTATTCTCATTGAACTCTCCTCCTAATCTAGGCCAAAATGCGTAAGAATCTCTATTATCTTCAGACCAGTGATCGTCCGCAATTACCTTTAATAACCCATTTTGAGCAGATCCATTAAT includes the following:
- a CDS encoding RagB/SusD family nutrient uptake outer membrane protein gives rise to the protein MRTIKKKILKQAVQRLYKALGMSIMVFCLIGLESCEETFLDVVPDNVVTIDQAFKLRNEAEKYLFTCYSYLPQNGDAIYNIGFLAGNETWIAPNDAALNSYAFDIARSLQRTSNPYMDAWEGRFQAAGPGDLYPLYDGIRHCNVFIENMEDRSNVPDISEAERLRWIAEGKFLKAYYHYYLMRMYGAIPIIRNVIPVDAPENEIQVSRDPIDESVDYLANLLDEASVHLPPQIVDTQNELGRVTRQAALGIKGELLLMAASPLFNGNTDMTGYTNNDGTPLFNTTYDPTKWQRAATAIKNAIDVAEANGHKIYYKNDFTFDISETSKTKVQIRQALCEPFNEEVIWSNTKSTTYWLQRICMMPLSNVVPAREARMIFSPTIGSASKFYTKNGVPIDEDKTLDFSDITKLREAGPDDALNIFQGYRTSILNFDREPRFYADLGFDGAIFYKQDSYADETKFHIESKFQDYAGSFDAFDFNISGYFIKKVVNWEYNFNSDGGGSYKIYAWPELRLADLYLQYAEALNEVSGPTAEVLEYVDAIRARAGLEGVAASWQNYSTSPSKYTTKEGMREIIHRERTIELAYEGKNYWDVRRWKKAVREFNNPIKGWNVFGTTESSYYQVLTLHQQRFVSPRDYFWPINENTLIQNPNLVQSPGW